One segment of Paenibacillus sp. FSL R7-0337 DNA contains the following:
- a CDS encoding GNAT family N-acetyltransferase, whose translation MIIDAQEYENKGLRYTVRSAVPQDAPQLSALRLTVDGETENLDRVQGEAFIDPEGFRSLIAADTASGTNLFLVAGVQDRLAGFARCEGSPLRRLAHQAEFGVGVLQEFWGYGIGRSLLEQSINWADSIRLEKLSLKVLERNDKAIRLYESLGFEVEGVLRRDKRLADGQFYSTIVMGRLRGDRGGA comes from the coding sequence ATGATTATAGATGCACAGGAATATGAAAACAAAGGACTCCGCTACACGGTGAGATCAGCCGTGCCGCAGGATGCCCCGCAGTTGTCCGCGCTGAGACTGACGGTCGACGGGGAGACGGAGAATTTAGACCGGGTTCAGGGGGAAGCATTCATCGACCCGGAGGGCTTCCGGTCGCTTATAGCGGCGGATACGGCCAGCGGCACGAACCTGTTTCTGGTTGCCGGGGTTCAGGACAGGCTGGCGGGCTTCGCCAGATGTGAAGGAAGTCCGCTGCGCAGGCTGGCCCATCAGGCCGAGTTCGGAGTCGGAGTGCTCCAGGAGTTCTGGGGATACGGCATCGGCCGGAGCCTGCTGGAGCAGTCTATCAACTGGGCGGATTCTATCAGACTGGAGAAGCTGAGCTTGAAGGTTCTGGAGAGGAATGACAAGGCGATCCGGCTCTATGAGAGCCTGGGCTTCGAGGTCGAAGGTGTCCTGCGCAGAGACAAGCGGCTGGCCGATGGACAATTCTATTCTACAATTGTTATGGGCAGATTACGCGGGGATAGAGGGGGAGCGTAA
- the thiE gene encoding thiamine phosphate synthase, producing MTRIDSEDMRRLLKLYFIMGSVNCRRSPEDTLTAAADGGITLFQFREKGPSALKGAALLRLGQQLRQICRAYNIPFIVNDDLELAAVLNADGIHVGQDDLPARLIREQLGEHKIIGVSAHNLTEARQAIADGADYLGVGPVYPTTSKDDAQAVRGTTVIEELRRSGLTIPVVGIGGITLENAPPVIRAGADGISIISAIAGAEDIHETTRRFAQLVAAP from the coding sequence ATGACACGGATTGACAGCGAGGATATGCGCAGACTGCTGAAGCTGTACTTCATTATGGGCAGTGTGAACTGCCGCCGCTCGCCGGAGGACACTTTAACAGCTGCTGCCGATGGGGGCATTACTCTGTTCCAGTTTCGGGAAAAGGGTCCCTCTGCGCTTAAAGGTGCCGCTCTGCTCCGTCTAGGCCAACAACTCCGGCAGATATGCCGGGCCTATAACATCCCGTTCATCGTGAATGATGATCTGGAGCTTGCCGCAGTGCTTAATGCCGATGGTATTCATGTCGGCCAGGATGACCTGCCTGCCCGGCTGATCCGTGAGCAGCTCGGTGAGCATAAGATCATCGGAGTCTCCGCGCATAATCTAACGGAAGCCCGGCAGGCCATCGCGGACGGAGCCGATTATCTCGGAGTCGGACCTGTCTATCCTACTACTTCCAAGGATGATGCCCAGGCCGTCCGGGGAACTACTGTCATTGAAGAGCTAAGACGAAGCGGCCTGACCATTCCCGTGGTGGGCATCGGCGGCATCACCCTGGAGAATGCTCCGCCGGTCATCAGGGCTGGTGCGGATGGAATCTCCATCATCTCGGCCATTGCCGGAGCTGAGGATATACACGAGACCACGCGGAGATTCGCGCAGCTCGTCGCTGCTCCTTAA